CGTACCCTAATTTGATCTGTTCTTCTGCTTCCTTCACATTTTCAATACCGGTGACACTTGGTACGGCACGAACCAGTTGATTGGCCATAAACGCTGAATCTTCGTCAGGAGGTGGTTCACATAGCATGCCGATCTTAAAGATCCGCTCGGCAGCCTTTTTGTCCTCGTACAGTATGGCATCGGGGACACCAAATAAATACCCCACGTAACGAAATACATCCATAACGCCTTCTTGCTCTTCTCTGTTGAATTTCACACCAAGTATCTTGGAGAAATGAATTAGGCGCATAGAAAACACCGCAGTAGCGTACCCTAGATGGGCGGCACTCACAGGGCAACCCCAGGCCTCTTTATCCCATTCATCGAAGCGATTCAGCAAATAGCGAACCTTGGCATGGACGAAGCGGATGCGCATTGTCATTTTCCATCCGTCGTTTGGCCGCAGCATGCCGCCAGGATAAAATATCTCAAGTATATGCCGGGCATTATAACCTAAGCGACGCTTGGTATTCTTTGAACCAACCCGTCCCGTCATCCGAAAAGACTTGGCTATCATGGTTGAAAACCCTTCTACAAGAACGCCCGCTACAAATGCAGCCAGCACCAGACTGGCGTTCTTGTAGACAGCACGGCCCGCGGGCCGAAACGATTCGTAGTTCAGCCAAGGTGGCTTAACGGTATCCGCCTTGTGAAAGAATTCACGGAGACAATCAGGTGCACCCG
The genomic region above belongs to Rhodothermaceae bacterium and contains:
- a CDS encoding DUF2236 domain-containing protein, whose translation is MRESSPILVPTSYQSGYAKARRKDPVLADLYAQHTTIGDPELDPVFEECVPQLDPDVFSRYVRAGIEGREEFLAGAPDCLREFFHKADTVKPPWLNYESFRPAGRAVYKNASLVLAAFVAGVLVEGFSTMIAKSFRMTGRVGSKNTKRRLGYNARHILEIFYPGGMLRPNDGWKMTMRIRFVHAKVRYLLNRFDEWDKEAWGCPVSAAHLGYATAVFSMRLIHFSKILGVKFNREEQEGVMDVFRYVGYLFGVPDAILYEDKKAAERIFKIGMLCEPPPDEDSAFMANQLVRAVPSVTGIENVKEAEEQIKLGYALSGILIGRKMAKDLQFPYYNGFIALFLFRTRIFLESVLKDTQFVRRKNFMELLGISSYDDIIGISYKLPTHVKDAMSQDW